One stretch of Paenibacillus sp. FSL R5-0341 DNA includes these proteins:
- a CDS encoding thiazole synthase — translation MLNIGKYTFESRLLLGTGKFSDLEVQSQAVEASETEVLTFAVRRLNLEERNQKHFLDTLDLDKYTLLPNTAGASNAEEAVRIAELARASGLCDMIKVEVIGDGITLLPDPIETYKACEILLEKGFTVLPYISDDVILAKRLQLLGVHAVMPGASPIGAGRGIINPYNLEIIIEQAVVPVIVDAGLRSPKDAAYAMELGADGVLLNTAVSGSRDPVNMAKAMRMGVEAGRLAYEAGMIPVKRYAAASSPVEGMIHT, via the coding sequence ATGTTGAACATTGGGAAATATACGTTTGAGTCCAGACTATTGCTCGGAACGGGCAAGTTTTCGGATCTGGAAGTGCAAAGTCAGGCTGTAGAAGCATCTGAAACGGAAGTTTTAACTTTTGCTGTTCGTCGCCTGAATTTGGAGGAACGTAACCAGAAGCATTTCCTGGATACGTTGGATCTGGACAAATACACCCTTCTTCCGAATACGGCTGGGGCTTCCAATGCGGAAGAGGCGGTGCGGATTGCCGAGCTTGCGCGGGCTTCGGGACTTTGTGATATGATAAAAGTCGAAGTCATCGGAGATGGAATTACGTTGCTCCCAGATCCGATTGAAACATACAAGGCTTGCGAAATTTTGCTTGAAAAGGGCTTCACTGTGTTGCCTTATATTTCGGATGATGTCATTCTGGCCAAAAGGCTGCAACTGCTTGGCGTACATGCAGTAATGCCTGGTGCTTCTCCCATCGGAGCTGGCAGAGGCATCATTAATCCCTATAACCTTGAGATTATCATTGAACAGGCCGTTGTACCTGTAATTGTGGACGCGGGGTTGCGCTCCCCCAAAGATGCTGCTTATGCGATGGAACTTGGTGCAGATGGCGTATTGTTAAATACAGCCGTATCTGGATCAAGAGATCCGGTGAACATGGCTAAAGCGATGCGAATGGGGGTAGAGGCAGGTAGACTGGCATATGAGGCAGGCATGATTCCTGTGAAGCGTTATGCAGCAGCCAGCAGTCCGGTGGAAGGAATGATTCATACATGA
- a CDS encoding serine/threonine protein kinase, whose translation MRHPARLERGSLLGGRYRIVSILGTGGMSHVYEAEDLKLPGKIWAIKESVTAMPYEGSMETEAALLTSLRHPRLPQIVDFFVPDEDGYTYLVMEYIEGLTLSEYFKQCRGKIPMEQLTELMLQLLDVLSYLHNLNPPVIYRDLKPSNIMITPEHEVRLIDFGIARSYKAQSAEDTVKLGTAGFAAPEQYGSGQTDARSDLYGLGALLLYLMTSGAYTEWIQGVESSIRSDVPRTYIPVARRLLRYNAEERFQSADEVRKELLRIPGGITPGGDGTMTLNGGTRVIALTGASSGVGVTHTAIAISHYLERQNFKVAVIEMSPRSQSFARIQQIAQAGKPVPTGRQFAVDGVHYWKQSGRADILSLLGGSYQFIVMDLGSGQDQNRLEEFLRADLPIVIGSGAEWRQAEIGAFVRSHHRYPQEKWIYCLPLAASEAVQRIRKALDTSSVYGLPLHIDPFDKDAQMDKVFSHILTHMMAQQPKKRSFFSRRKVHD comes from the coding sequence ATGAGACATCCGGCCAGGCTGGAACGCGGAAGCCTGCTGGGAGGTAGATATCGTATCGTATCCATTCTGGGTACAGGTGGAATGAGCCATGTATACGAGGCGGAGGATCTGAAGTTGCCGGGCAAGATCTGGGCAATAAAAGAAAGTGTAACGGCTATGCCATATGAAGGCAGTATGGAGACGGAGGCTGCTCTGCTGACATCCCTTCGCCATCCAAGATTGCCGCAAATCGTTGATTTTTTTGTCCCGGATGAAGATGGGTACACGTACTTGGTGATGGAATACATCGAGGGGTTAACGCTTAGTGAGTATTTCAAGCAGTGTCGTGGGAAGATCCCGATGGAGCAGTTGACGGAGTTGATGCTTCAATTGCTGGATGTGTTGAGTTATCTGCATAATCTGAATCCACCTGTCATCTATAGGGATCTGAAACCATCAAACATCATGATCACGCCGGAACATGAAGTAAGATTAATTGATTTTGGCATCGCCAGAAGCTACAAAGCGCAAAGTGCCGAAGATACGGTCAAGTTGGGAACAGCTGGTTTCGCTGCACCTGAACAATATGGCTCAGGACAGACCGATGCCCGTTCCGATCTATATGGACTCGGAGCATTACTGTTGTATCTCATGACAAGTGGTGCGTATACAGAATGGATTCAGGGAGTGGAAAGCTCAATTCGAAGTGATGTACCGCGTACCTATATTCCTGTGGCGAGAAGACTGTTAAGGTATAACGCCGAAGAGCGATTCCAATCTGCAGATGAGGTACGGAAGGAACTACTCCGAATACCTGGAGGAATAACTCCGGGTGGAGACGGGACGATGACCCTGAATGGTGGAACAAGAGTTATTGCCTTGACGGGAGCTTCATCTGGTGTAGGGGTTACCCACACGGCTATAGCTATCAGTCATTATCTCGAAAGGCAAAACTTCAAAGTAGCTGTGATTGAAATGTCACCTCGCTCCCAATCCTTTGCAAGAATTCAACAAATCGCTCAAGCAGGTAAACCGGTGCCCACAGGCAGACAGTTTGCAGTGGATGGTGTTCATTATTGGAAACAATCCGGGCGAGCGGATATTTTGTCTTTGCTTGGGGGGAGTTATCAATTCATCGTGATGGATCTCGGTAGTGGTCAGGACCAGAACCGGCTGGAAGAATTCTTGCGTGCAGATCTGCCTATTGTGATAGGCTCAGGTGCCGAATGGAGACAGGCGGAGATTGGGGCTTTTGTTCGATCACATCATCGGTATCCTCAAGAGAAATGGATTTATTGTTTGCCCCTGGCAGCAAGTGAAGCAGTTCAGCGCATTCGTAAAGCTCTGGATACTTCGAGTGTATATGGGCTGCCGTTACATATTGACCCTTTTGACAAGGACGCACAGATGGATAAAGTGTTTTCTCATATTTTAACGCATATGATGGCACAGCAACCGAAGAAACGTTCGTTCTTTTCACGAAGGAAAGTACATGATTAG
- a CDS encoding thiamine phosphate synthase, whose product MNGTAISHEHVHGSFELHVVSTGAGDQATFVKVAKDVWPWVDYIHIREKQLTWQEKVDWAESLRGGGVPSCRIVINGSELNSQNENYGGVHWGQEAIRNYNNDDLSNVQRLRLGVSVHSIDEAKIAEERGADYLFFGHVYATNSKPDLEPRGLNALAEVCRGVSIPVIAIGGIEPGNIHAIRSAGAQGAAVISNVWASDSPDRAAASLRQTIVGTESLSRRNKEMR is encoded by the coding sequence ATGAACGGTACGGCAATTTCTCATGAACATGTACACGGATCATTTGAACTGCATGTTGTATCTACGGGGGCTGGAGATCAAGCAACATTTGTAAAAGTTGCAAAAGACGTCTGGCCATGGGTGGACTATATTCACATACGAGAGAAACAACTCACATGGCAAGAAAAGGTCGATTGGGCTGAAAGTCTGCGTGGTGGTGGAGTTCCCTCTTGCCGGATCGTCATCAATGGTTCAGAGCTGAACTCGCAGAATGAAAACTACGGCGGTGTCCATTGGGGGCAAGAGGCTATACGTAACTACAACAATGATGACCTAAGCAATGTGCAGCGACTTCGTCTGGGTGTATCTGTTCATTCAATCGATGAGGCAAAAATCGCTGAAGAACGTGGAGCTGATTACCTTTTCTTCGGGCATGTCTACGCAACCAACAGTAAGCCGGATCTTGAACCAAGAGGATTAAATGCTCTTGCTGAAGTGTGCAGGGGTGTCTCCATTCCTGTGATTGCGATCGGGGGCATTGAACCGGGAAACATTCACGCGATTCGCTCGGCAGGGGCACAGGGAGCCGCCGTGATCTCGAATGTATGGGCGAGTGATTCACCGGATCGGGCCGCCGCATCTTTAAGGCAGACTATCGTTGGTACAGAAAGTCTGAGCCGCAGAAACAAGGAGATGAGATGA
- a CDS encoding ATPase, T2SS/T4P/T4SS family: MLWNTIWISLILILCLTYLWFKYRTFLREKNARIPEQESFTIDMLIEKVKNSLHELSHSQLADAGLHEEEYRRRINQRAEMRKALKGCVSGSISDKTYVKNLIGDLLTRSIGLNKSNVDEVILFAEPDLLTIQDRFEIVFYLYRQQFGVDALSRMIDTYDLGRLRIEEGSEDGGSYYISEEDIQYVFECEYRELGFREKTDIIVQRIYQHYKGFSVVDEIRDQRIDGVSGGVSGMLDTVHNMGFRKPASWNDLLDQGLDDDAHEEPLSGMESVWVFYKGKSIHLSFLSFGSIRELKRVCQNIYKYNYPGQLSEASGYKVNEMKDGSRVVVVRPPFAESWAFFVRKFDIPNASLEQLVTGNNADLPITLLQYLMKGSRITAVTGAQGSGKTTLLMAMVKHIYASYTLRVQEMAFELQLRRIYSRRNILSFRETEHISGQQGLDLQKKTDGTVNILGEVASDEVAAWMIQMSQVASLFTLFTHHAKTFRDLVFSLRNSLLKTGMFQHEHIAEEQVVSVINFDVHMKKDAEGRRYIERITECLPRANQGDSVEERAGFSFRNVVEYRDGEYVATAPISSGCMMDMREQMTLQDAERFEQFMKQHWGDQHDN, from the coding sequence ATGCTCTGGAATACCATATGGATAAGTTTAATTTTGATTCTGTGTCTGACCTATCTCTGGTTCAAGTATAGAACGTTTCTTCGTGAAAAGAATGCTCGTATTCCTGAACAGGAATCGTTCACAATTGATATGTTGATTGAGAAGGTGAAGAACTCACTTCATGAGCTTAGTCATAGTCAACTCGCGGATGCGGGTCTGCACGAAGAAGAATATCGTCGAAGAATCAATCAACGTGCTGAGATGAGAAAAGCCCTGAAAGGTTGTGTTTCAGGCAGTATCAGCGACAAAACATATGTCAAAAACCTGATAGGGGATCTGCTGACCCGAAGTATAGGCCTGAACAAATCGAATGTAGATGAAGTTATTTTGTTTGCAGAACCAGATTTGTTGACGATTCAGGACCGATTCGAAATCGTGTTCTATTTGTACCGACAGCAATTCGGTGTGGATGCTCTTTCCCGAATGATTGATACCTACGATCTTGGCAGGCTGAGAATCGAGGAAGGTTCGGAGGACGGAGGGAGTTATTATATCTCTGAGGAGGATATTCAGTATGTGTTCGAATGCGAATATCGAGAGCTTGGATTCAGAGAAAAGACGGATATCATCGTGCAACGTATCTACCAACACTACAAAGGGTTCTCGGTTGTTGATGAGATAAGAGACCAACGTATTGACGGCGTCAGTGGTGGTGTCAGCGGTATGCTGGATACTGTTCATAATATGGGATTTCGAAAACCGGCATCATGGAATGATTTGCTGGATCAGGGACTGGATGATGATGCACATGAAGAACCGCTGAGCGGGATGGAAAGTGTATGGGTTTTCTATAAAGGTAAGTCCATTCATCTGTCCTTTCTATCATTCGGCAGCATCCGTGAACTGAAACGGGTATGCCAGAATATATACAAATACAATTATCCGGGACAGTTGTCGGAAGCAAGTGGATACAAAGTGAATGAGATGAAAGACGGTTCCCGTGTCGTTGTGGTTCGTCCTCCTTTTGCAGAATCATGGGCGTTCTTCGTCCGGAAGTTCGATATTCCGAATGCTTCACTTGAACAATTGGTTACGGGTAACAACGCAGATCTGCCAATTACATTGCTTCAATACCTGATGAAAGGAAGCCGGATTACAGCTGTAACCGGGGCACAGGGATCTGGTAAAACAACGTTGCTTATGGCTATGGTCAAACACATCTATGCATCGTATACCCTTCGGGTGCAGGAGATGGCGTTCGAACTTCAATTAAGACGGATCTATAGCCGACGTAATATTTTGAGTTTCCGAGAGACCGAACACATTTCAGGTCAACAAGGGCTTGATTTGCAGAAAAAGACGGATGGTACCGTCAATATTCTCGGTGAGGTTGCGAGCGATGAAGTAGCTGCATGGATGATTCAAATGTCCCAGGTTGCCAGTCTGTTCACTCTGTTTACCCACCATGCCAAAACATTTCGTGATCTGGTCTTCTCCCTGCGTAATTCCCTACTTAAAACAGGCATGTTCCAACATGAACATATTGCTGAGGAGCAGGTTGTAAGTGTGATCAATTTCGATGTTCATATGAAGAAAGACGCTGAGGGACGAAGATATATTGAGCGTATTACGGAGTGTCTTCCTCGTGCGAATCAAGGTGACAGCGTGGAAGAGAGAGCAGGTTTTTCATTTCGTAATGTTGTGGAGTACAGAGATGGAGAATACGTTGCGACAGCTCCAATCTCTTCGGGATGCATGATGGATATGCGAGAACAGATGACATTACAGGATGCTGAGAGATTTGAACAGTTTATGAAGCAACACTGGGGTGATCAGCATGACAATTAA
- the thiO gene encoding glycine oxidase ThiO: MMNDIVTDRPDKIHAETIIIGGGVVGCSIAYELASRGQDVLLVERSAIAGGTSCAAAGMLAADSEDFSHPLMAKLAKQSRQLLHEQQMLMATLSKVEVGLQRQGFLTPFRSYSELSNYKDNRKSTLSSDEVWWDRYAVQQEASWLNRDTYGAYYRPYESEVLPVHLTKAYAECAQAMGARVMEGIQDIRVQANEYGVQGITTSIGEMTCRHVVIAAGLQSEELLRHLDLSLPVWSVKGEIAAVQFSAEHAGYRPDRTVYAEDIYIVPKANGEVWLGATSLPGRTDLNVSVQGVQKLLTAATHWVPGMKEAQFLRAWAGVRPTTPDGLPYIGACKSISGLFTAFGHYRNGILLSAITGRLIAELLAGKSSEELGIEALSPERLNRKGVVQ; the protein is encoded by the coding sequence ATGATGAATGACATCGTTACTGATAGACCGGATAAGATTCATGCAGAAACGATTATTATAGGCGGAGGCGTCGTTGGGTGCTCCATCGCATATGAGCTTGCTTCCCGTGGACAGGATGTACTGTTAGTAGAGCGTTCGGCGATTGCAGGAGGGACTTCTTGCGCAGCGGCTGGAATGCTAGCGGCAGACAGTGAGGATTTTTCCCATCCTTTGATGGCTAAGCTTGCCAAGCAGAGCAGACAGTTACTTCATGAGCAACAGATGCTAATGGCTACACTCAGCAAGGTAGAGGTTGGACTGCAACGTCAGGGATTCCTAACTCCTTTTCGTTCATACAGTGAATTAAGTAATTATAAGGACAATCGGAAGTCCACGTTGTCTTCTGATGAGGTGTGGTGGGATCGTTACGCTGTGCAACAGGAGGCATCGTGGCTTAACAGAGATACGTATGGAGCCTACTACAGGCCTTACGAGAGTGAGGTTCTTCCAGTCCATCTCACAAAGGCATATGCTGAATGCGCTCAAGCAATGGGAGCGCGGGTGATGGAGGGCATACAGGATATACGTGTGCAAGCAAATGAATACGGGGTGCAGGGAATCACCACATCGATCGGTGAGATGACATGCAGACATGTCGTTATAGCTGCTGGATTACAGAGCGAAGAATTGTTGAGACATTTGGATTTGAGCTTGCCTGTGTGGTCGGTAAAAGGAGAAATAGCCGCCGTTCAGTTCTCAGCTGAACATGCAGGGTACAGACCTGACAGGACGGTGTACGCAGAGGACATCTATATTGTTCCCAAAGCCAATGGAGAGGTTTGGCTTGGGGCAACCAGTTTGCCAGGCAGAACGGATCTGAATGTTTCTGTACAGGGTGTTCAGAAGCTGTTAACAGCGGCTACCCACTGGGTGCCTGGGATGAAAGAGGCACAATTTTTGCGAGCGTGGGCAGGCGTAAGGCCGACAACTCCGGATGGGCTGCCTTATATAGGCGCTTGCAAAAGTATATCAGGGCTATTCACCGCCTTTGGGCATTATCGTAACGGTATTTTGCTCAGTGCGATAACAGGCAGACTAATCGCTGAATTGCTCGCGGGCAAAAGCTCAGAAGAGCTCGGAATTGAGGCGCTGAGCCCTGAGAGATTGAACAGAAAGGGAGTGGTGCAGTGA
- a CDS encoding SAF domain-containing protein, whose product MSKLRKQSRQLIYAGLIGAGAVGLVFGGYVIYNVKTMGDVRSAVEARYLSAYEEKEAELKQQWNSGAQGWVTIRDIEAGEPILPEDLKLVAVPDAQAPRNLWSSTKQMDGQVAKIELKKGTAITTEMVYEDTPAPPDLRNRELQVVLLPSSLVKGDIIDVRIQFPTGQDYVLLSKKKVERLNAATLWITMTEEEILSLSSAIVDAYLHKASIYALTYVEPQFQTPAIATYPANSEVLKLLESDPNIVRRAEQELSRQVRSSLESSLAASMTAPSKGVEQDVAQSSVTYNSRPSANNSATSDGVMWNDGSGNGGGANSGSINDAAEASLTEQQSLLTGGE is encoded by the coding sequence TTGTCTAAATTAAGAAAACAAAGCCGTCAACTAATCTATGCCGGGCTTATCGGAGCAGGGGCTGTAGGGTTGGTGTTCGGAGGATATGTTATTTACAATGTCAAAACGATGGGTGATGTCAGATCAGCTGTAGAAGCCCGTTATTTATCGGCATATGAGGAAAAGGAAGCTGAATTAAAGCAACAATGGAATTCGGGGGCACAAGGCTGGGTTACCATTCGGGATATAGAAGCAGGTGAACCGATATTGCCTGAGGATCTGAAGCTCGTTGCAGTCCCGGATGCACAGGCGCCCCGAAATCTCTGGTCCAGTACCAAGCAGATGGACGGTCAAGTGGCCAAAATAGAGTTGAAAAAAGGAACAGCGATTACCACCGAAATGGTGTACGAGGATACACCGGCTCCGCCCGATTTAAGAAATCGAGAGCTGCAAGTTGTACTACTGCCGTCCTCACTCGTAAAGGGAGATATTATTGATGTTCGTATCCAGTTCCCCACAGGACAGGATTATGTTCTCTTATCGAAAAAGAAAGTGGAACGACTAAATGCAGCTACCTTATGGATTACGATGACGGAGGAAGAGATTCTGTCACTCTCAAGTGCAATTGTAGATGCCTATTTACATAAAGCTTCAATCTATGCCTTAACCTATGTAGAACCACAGTTTCAGACACCTGCAATTGCAACGTATCCTGCCAATTCAGAAGTGTTAAAACTGTTGGAGAGTGATCCGAATATTGTTCGACGAGCGGAACAAGAGTTATCCAGACAAGTGCGAAGTTCGCTTGAAAGTTCCCTGGCCGCTTCCATGACAGCACCGTCAAAAGGGGTTGAGCAGGATGTGGCACAATCCTCAGTTACCTATAACAGTCGCCCATCAGCGAATAATTCGGCAACATCGGATGGCGTAATGTGGAATGATGGTTCAGGTAACGGAGGAGGAGCTAATTCAGGTAGCATAAATGATGCTGCTGAAGCTTCACTAACAGAACAGCAGAGCCTGCTAACGGGTGGAGAGTAG
- a CDS encoding SAM-dependent methyltransferase gives MSTQSSWEEGNFSRFICTANHGFAPYAQEELRRTFGAVKSTVLVPGEILLAGLPVAEEEVAGKLWAEYPTFLRHIQPVQFQENTEDSEQSIEKLIAFVMNHKELTGTPVVLQVRKTEGSFWQENAASLKQLLTDKLNDLGCEWVVRDAEYVISVFAANDMLYAGVSRPEQNLSDWSGGAVRFQKEDGQISRAKFKLLEAEQTFGIDFTSFHKALDIGAAPGGWTSFLLERGLEVTAVDPAKMDATLLASPKLTFLKKNAGDVRFREGEFDLLVCDMSWSPKLMSRLVSDLLYSLQPGGTAIVTVKLLHKKPLALIKDVIDTFERSRMQIQRSKQLFHNREEITLYMVKY, from the coding sequence TTGAGTACACAATCGTCTTGGGAAGAAGGCAACTTCTCCCGTTTTATCTGCACAGCCAATCATGGCTTTGCCCCTTATGCTCAGGAAGAGTTGCGCCGTACGTTTGGTGCGGTCAAGAGCACGGTACTTGTACCAGGAGAAATCTTGCTTGCGGGTCTGCCTGTAGCGGAGGAAGAAGTTGCAGGTAAGCTTTGGGCAGAGTATCCAACGTTTTTACGTCATATTCAGCCTGTTCAGTTTCAGGAGAATACAGAAGATTCGGAACAGTCTATCGAGAAATTGATTGCATTCGTGATGAATCATAAGGAACTGACCGGCACCCCTGTCGTGCTGCAGGTACGGAAGACAGAAGGGTCCTTTTGGCAAGAAAATGCGGCCTCATTGAAACAATTGCTGACAGATAAACTGAATGATCTAGGTTGTGAATGGGTTGTACGTGATGCTGAATATGTCATTTCCGTATTTGCTGCGAATGATATGTTGTATGCTGGCGTATCCAGACCTGAACAGAATCTGTCAGACTGGAGCGGGGGAGCCGTACGTTTTCAAAAAGAAGACGGACAAATCTCACGGGCCAAATTCAAATTGCTTGAAGCCGAGCAAACGTTTGGCATTGACTTTACTTCATTTCATAAAGCACTTGATATCGGCGCTGCACCAGGTGGATGGACCTCGTTCCTGCTTGAACGCGGGCTAGAAGTAACGGCGGTAGATCCAGCGAAGATGGATGCGACGCTACTGGCATCACCAAAACTTACTTTCTTGAAGAAAAATGCAGGGGATGTTCGTTTCCGTGAAGGAGAATTCGATCTGCTCGTATGTGACATGAGTTGGAGTCCGAAGCTGATGAGCCGACTTGTATCGGATCTTCTTTATAGCCTTCAACCCGGGGGAACAGCGATCGTTACTGTGAAGTTATTGCATAAAAAACCGCTCGCGCTCATTAAAGATGTGATTGACACGTTTGAGCGTTCACGGATGCAAATTCAACGTTCCAAGCAGTTGTTCCATAACCGGGAAGAGATTACACTCTATATGGTCAAATATTAA
- the thiS gene encoding sulfur carrier protein ThiS: MNIIVNGQQMEIEDRLNRVDKLLQSFDLQVKTVVVELNRHILTREYHETTELREGDRIEIVHFVGGG, from the coding sequence GTGAATATCATTGTTAATGGTCAACAGATGGAGATAGAAGACAGATTAAATCGTGTGGACAAACTGCTTCAATCTTTTGACCTGCAAGTCAAGACTGTAGTTGTCGAGCTGAACAGGCATATCTTAACGCGTGAGTATCATGAGACGACGGAATTAAGAGAAGGCGATCGAATCGAGATTGTACATTTTGTAGGAGGCGGTTGA
- a CDS encoding ABC-F family ATP-binding cassette domain-containing protein, producing MSLLSVENVSHNFGDRTLFKNVSFRLLAGERVGLVGANGVGKSTLMNILTGKLLKDSGKVEWTPKVRYGYLDQHTKLTPGKTIRDVLKDAFLPLLELEKEMMNITDQMADADPDKLEQLLEEMGDIQEQLEQGDFYLIDVKVEEMANGLGLTAIGLDRDVAALSGGQRTKVLLAKLLLEKPTALLLDEPTNYLDVEHIEWLSRYLKDYPHAFLLISHDTEFMNEVVNVIYHLEFAKLTRYAANYNKFLEMADMNKAQHIDAYEKQQEYIKKQEDFIQRNKARASTSGRAKSREKQLDKIERIDRPDEAAKPTFKFKDARASSKTVFEGIDFEIGYTYPLLPKMTMTIERGEKIAIVGCNGVGKSTLLKTILGKISPLSGKTFLGDYLETAYFEQEVRAGNITPIEDVWNEFSHLTQNEVRGHLARCGLKNEHITRPLNMLSGGEQAKVRLCKLLMRESNWILFDEPTNHLDVTAKAELQRALQEFKGTVLLVSHEPDFYEGWVTKTWNVEEWSEKN from the coding sequence ATGAGTTTATTGTCAGTAGAGAACGTGAGTCACAATTTTGGAGATCGCACGTTATTTAAAAATGTATCGTTTCGCTTACTTGCCGGAGAGCGAGTAGGACTTGTTGGTGCCAATGGTGTAGGTAAATCCACACTAATGAACATCCTTACCGGTAAATTACTTAAAGACAGTGGAAAAGTGGAATGGACACCTAAGGTCCGTTATGGATATCTGGATCAGCATACGAAGCTTACGCCAGGCAAAACCATTCGTGACGTACTTAAGGACGCATTCCTTCCGTTGCTTGAATTGGAAAAAGAAATGATGAATATTACGGACCAGATGGCAGATGCAGATCCAGATAAGCTGGAGCAGTTGCTGGAAGAGATGGGCGATATTCAGGAACAACTGGAGCAGGGCGATTTTTATCTGATTGACGTAAAAGTCGAAGAGATGGCCAATGGTCTTGGTTTGACCGCAATTGGTCTTGATCGAGATGTCGCAGCTCTAAGTGGTGGACAACGTACCAAGGTGCTTCTTGCCAAGCTTCTACTAGAGAAGCCTACAGCCCTTTTGCTGGATGAGCCTACCAACTATCTGGATGTAGAGCACATTGAATGGCTGTCACGTTACCTGAAAGATTACCCACACGCGTTTCTTCTAATTTCCCATGACACGGAATTCATGAATGAAGTCGTAAATGTTATTTATCATTTGGAATTTGCCAAATTAACGCGATATGCAGCGAACTATAACAAGTTCCTTGAGATGGCTGATATGAATAAAGCCCAGCATATTGATGCATACGAGAAGCAGCAAGAGTATATCAAGAAGCAGGAAGATTTCATTCAGCGTAACAAGGCACGTGCTTCAACTTCAGGTCGAGCGAAGAGCCGGGAGAAGCAGCTGGACAAGATTGAACGTATTGATCGTCCAGATGAAGCGGCTAAACCAACGTTCAAATTCAAGGATGCCCGGGCGAGTAGCAAAACGGTCTTTGAAGGCATTGATTTTGAAATCGGATATACGTATCCTTTGCTGCCTAAGATGACAATGACAATTGAACGTGGTGAGAAAATTGCCATTGTAGGTTGTAATGGTGTGGGTAAATCGACACTGCTGAAAACCATCCTGGGAAAAATATCTCCACTGAGTGGTAAGACTTTCTTGGGAGATTATCTCGAAACGGCATATTTTGAGCAGGAAGTCCGTGCTGGAAATATCACACCGATTGAGGATGTCTGGAATGAGTTTTCACATTTGACCCAGAACGAAGTCCGGGGGCATCTCGCTCGCTGTGGGTTGAAAAATGAGCATATTACCCGTCCGCTTAACATGCTGAGTGGTGGAGAGCAAGCCAAGGTTCGTTTATGCAAGCTCTTGATGCGTGAAAGCAACTGGATTTTATTCGATGAGCCGACAAACCATCTGGATGTCACAGCCAAAGCGGAGTTGCAGCGTGCCTTGCAAGAATTCAAGGGAACGGTGTTGCTGGTATCTCATGAACCTGATTTCTACGAGGGTTGGGTCACGAAAACATGGAATGTCGAAGAATGGTCTGAGAAAAACTAG
- a CDS encoding ATP-binding cassette domain-containing protein — MISMEHVSLRREENQILDNVHLRIEQGEHWVILGRNGSGKTTLLEMMNGYMFPTQGRIEVLGNLYGQCDVREVRKEIGYISQTLIEKLTPRDPVWEVVATGAYAFLRFYQTIPDEVKAKAMSLLDDMGFANLANNPLGTLSQGERKKVMLARSLMAEPKLLIMDEPCAGLDLYEREKMLAEIVRLRQRNITVVYVTHHVEEIVPLFTHVALIRDGRIAAAGPKHEVLTQDTIKHTYDVPVDIQWDDGRPWIRVRSGG; from the coding sequence ATAATTTCGATGGAACATGTCTCACTTCGACGAGAAGAAAATCAGATTTTGGATAACGTACATTTGCGTATTGAACAAGGCGAACATTGGGTTATTCTGGGTCGAAATGGTTCTGGCAAAACAACGCTGCTGGAAATGATGAACGGATATATGTTTCCAACCCAGGGACGCATTGAAGTACTCGGTAATCTGTATGGACAATGTGACGTCAGGGAAGTACGTAAGGAAATCGGCTATATTAGCCAAACGTTGATTGAGAAATTAACACCCAGAGATCCGGTATGGGAGGTTGTCGCTACAGGAGCTTATGCTTTTTTGCGTTTTTATCAGACAATTCCTGATGAAGTCAAAGCAAAGGCAATGAGTTTGCTAGATGACATGGGCTTTGCCAACCTGGCCAACAACCCCCTTGGAACGTTATCCCAAGGCGAGCGCAAAAAAGTCATGCTTGCTCGTTCATTAATGGCTGAGCCCAAATTGCTGATTATGGACGAGCCTTGTGCCGGGCTAGACTTATATGAACGTGAGAAAATGCTGGCCGAGATTGTTCGTCTGCGCCAGCGTAACATTACAGTTGTTTACGTAACGCATCATGTTGAAGAGATCGTACCTTTATTTACGCATGTGGCCTTGATCCGCGATGGACGTATTGCGGCGGCTGGCCCCAAGCATGAAGTTTTGACACAAGATACAATTAAGCATACGTACGATGTCCCGGTCGATATCCAGTGGGATGACGGTCGCCCGTGGATACGCGTACGTTCTGGAGGGTAA